In the Phaeobacter gallaeciensis genome, one interval contains:
- the pstC gene encoding phosphate ABC transporter permease subunit PstC: MPTFWLVVLLCVIAAAGYVLGRRRALASAGGDPRLLHSLPSYYGSHVGLSALIPSLAALVIWLLAQPMLIENRVSSMIPADLVPENASLSLVMSDVRRVAEGLDLAVEQGALSAREVREFDSETGDLRGILGEVGVALGADVRPEVLDAARAYRGLSHTGRTAMTVAVLLLALGGFGLAYRKSDKDFRARNVVERVVMALLILAASLAILTTIGIVLSMLFETKNFFGLHSWTDFFFGTTWAPNFRGDSELSILPLLWGTLYISFIALLVAVPVGLFAAIYLSEYAGPAVRAFAKPLLEILAGIPTIVYGLFALLTVGPLLVRFFGQGENGVLGVEWMSGATSVLTAGLVMGIMLIPFVSSLSDDIINAVPQSMRDGSLGLGATKSETVRQVVLPAALPGIVGAVLLAASRAIGETMIVVMGAGAIAKFSLNPLESMTTITTRIVSQLTGDTDFASPETLVAFALGLTLFVLTLGLNVLALYIVRKYREQYD; encoded by the coding sequence ATGCCGACGTTCTGGCTTGTTGTTCTACTCTGTGTCATCGCGGCCGCCGGATATGTTCTGGGCCGTCGCCGCGCGCTTGCTTCGGCCGGTGGTGACCCGCGCCTGCTGCATTCCCTGCCGAGCTACTACGGCTCTCATGTGGGGTTGAGCGCACTGATCCCCTCTTTGGCGGCTCTGGTGATCTGGCTATTGGCGCAGCCGATGCTGATCGAAAACCGGGTGTCCTCCATGATCCCTGCGGATCTGGTGCCGGAAAATGCTTCGCTCAGCCTCGTGATGAGTGATGTGCGCCGGGTGGCCGAAGGGCTGGATCTGGCGGTTGAGCAGGGCGCGCTGAGCGCCCGTGAAGTGCGCGAATTTGACAGCGAGACCGGCGACCTGAGGGGCATTCTGGGGGAGGTTGGCGTCGCGCTTGGCGCTGATGTGCGTCCCGAAGTTCTGGACGCCGCGCGCGCCTACCGGGGGCTGTCGCACACAGGCCGCACGGCAATGACCGTCGCGGTCCTCCTGCTGGCGCTTGGCGGCTTTGGGCTGGCATATCGCAAGTCGGACAAGGATTTCCGCGCCCGCAACGTGGTGGAGCGGGTTGTCATGGCGCTGCTGATCCTGGCAGCCTCTCTGGCGATCCTGACCACGATCGGCATCGTTCTGTCGATGCTGTTTGAAACCAAGAATTTCTTTGGGCTGCATTCCTGGACCGATTTCTTCTTTGGGACCACCTGGGCGCCGAATTTTCGCGGTGACAGCGAATTGTCGATCCTGCCGCTTCTGTGGGGCACGCTTTACATTTCTTTCATCGCGCTGCTGGTGGCAGTGCCGGTGGGGTTGTTCGCAGCGATCTACCTGTCGGAATACGCCGGCCCAGCAGTGCGCGCCTTTGCCAAGCCGCTCCTGGAGATCCTCGCAGGTATCCCGACCATTGTTTATGGTCTCTTCGCCCTGTTGACTGTCGGCCCCTTGCTGGTGCGCTTCTTCGGTCAGGGCGAAAACGGCGTGCTGGGTGTCGAATGGATGAGCGGTGCCACCTCGGTTCTGACGGCTGGGTTGGTCATGGGCATCATGCTGATCCCCTTTGTCTCGTCACTGTCCGATGACATCATCAACGCGGTGCCGCAATCGATGCGCGATGGCTCGCTTGGCCTTGGCGCCACCAAATCTGAAACCGTGCGCCAGGTGGTTCTGCCGGCCGCATTGCCGGGCATCGTCGGCGCCGTGCTGCTGGCGGCCTCGCGCGCGATCGGAGAAACCATGATCGTGGTCATGGGGGCAGGGGCGATTGCCAAATTCTCGCTCAACCCGCTGGAATCAATGACCACCATCACCACCCGCATCGTCAGCCAGCTGACCGGCGACACCGATTTCGCTAGCCCGGAAACGCTGGTCGCCTTCGCTCTGGGCCTGACCCTCTTTGTTCTGACGCTGGGGCTCAATGTTCTGGCCCTTTATATCGTGCGCAAATACCGGGAGCAGTACGACTAA
- the pstA gene encoding phosphate ABC transporter permease PstA yields the protein MTDISHTSGGSGGPQATKGGSLLSQSPRTRKRNAAETRFKAYGIAAILVGLMMLAVLVTTIVGRGAGAFQQTFVTLNVELLESKLDKKGNRNIEDIKKVTTFGYAPLVKGAMQDMIDARGIETGLKSKDMAGLLSKNAVAQLRAFVIENPDQIGQTVEFRFLAQSRVDGYLKGRVSRDSIENDKNISAVQLDLVDALVAEGVIKKTFNIDFIIGADASDQRPEAAGIGVSMMGSLFMMLVVLALALPIGVAASIYLEEFAPKNWLTDVIEVNISNLAAVPSIVFGILGLAVFINYMHLPMSAPLVGGLVLTLMTLPTIIISTRAALKAVPPSIRDAALGVGASKMQAVFHHVLPLAAPGILTGTIIGLAQALGETAPLLLIGMVGFIASNAPETLADGLLAPNSAMPAQIYEWAKRADPAFYERAWGGIIILLVFLVTMNTVAVILRRRFERRW from the coding sequence ATGACCGATATCAGTCACACCTCCGGCGGCTCTGGCGGGCCGCAGGCGACCAAGGGCGGATCGCTCCTGTCGCAAAGCCCCCGCACCCGCAAACGCAACGCCGCTGAGACCCGGTTCAAGGCCTATGGCATTGCGGCCATCCTTGTGGGCCTGATGATGCTGGCCGTCCTGGTCACCACCATCGTGGGCCGCGGCGCGGGCGCCTTTCAGCAGACCTTTGTCACGCTGAACGTGGAACTGTTGGAAAGCAAACTCGACAAGAAGGGCAACCGCAATATCGAGGACATCAAGAAGGTCACCACCTTTGGCTATGCCCCGCTGGTCAAGGGCGCGATGCAGGACATGATCGACGCGCGCGGCATCGAAACCGGGCTCAAGTCCAAGGACATGGCCGGCCTTCTGTCTAAGAACGCCGTCGCCCAGCTGCGGGCCTTTGTGATCGAAAACCCCGATCAGATCGGACAGACGGTCGAGTTCCGCTTCCTCGCGCAAAGCCGCGTTGATGGTTACCTAAAAGGGCGCGTCAGCCGTGACAGTATTGAGAACGACAAGAACATCTCGGCTGTGCAGCTGGATCTGGTCGATGCGCTGGTCGCCGAAGGCGTGATCAAGAAGACCTTCAACATCGATTTCATCATCGGGGCGGATGCCTCGGACCAACGCCCGGAGGCCGCCGGCATCGGCGTGTCGATGATGGGCTCCCTGTTCATGATGCTGGTGGTGCTGGCGCTGGCGCTGCCCATTGGGGTTGCCGCCTCGATCTACCTTGAGGAATTCGCACCCAAGAACTGGCTGACCGATGTGATCGAGGTGAATATCTCGAACCTCGCCGCTGTGCCGTCCATTGTGTTCGGTATCCTGGGCCTCGCGGTGTTCATCAACTACATGCACCTGCCGATGTCGGCGCCGCTGGTGGGTGGTTTGGTGCTGACGCTGATGACCCTGCCAACCATCATCATCTCGACCCGCGCGGCGTTGAAGGCGGTGCCGCCGTCGATCCGCGATGCGGCGCTGGGTGTGGGCGCTTCGAAAATGCAGGCAGTGTTCCACCACGTGCTGCCGCTGGCCGCGCCCGGCATCCTGACCGGCACCATCATCGGCCTGGCGCAGGCACTGGGTGAAACCGCGCCGCTCTTGCTGATCGGCATGGTGGGCTTCATTGCCTCCAACGCGCCGGAAACCCTGGCCGATGGTCTGCTGGCGCCGAACTCGGCCATGCCCGCGCAGATCTATGAATGGGCCAAACGCGCCGACCCGGCCTTTTACGAGAGGGCCTGGGGCGGCATCATTATCCTTTTGGTTTTCCTCGTAACCATGAATACGGTGGCCGTGATCCTGCGCCGCCGCTTTGAACGCCGCTGGTAG
- the pstB gene encoding phosphate ABC transporter ATP-binding protein PstB, which yields MNDMSRLDKTVTNTIKISASDVNVYYGDTHAIKDVNVEIEDNTVTAFIGPSGCGKSTFLRCLNRMNDTIDICRVTGKILLDGEDIYDKRVDPVQLRAKVGMVFQKPNPFPKSIYDNVAYGPRIHGLARSKAELDEIVEKSLRRGAIWDEVKDRLHAPGTGLSGGQQQRLCIARAVATEPEVLLMDEPCSALDPIATAQVEELIDELRASYSVVIVTHSMQQAARVSQKTAFFHLGNLVEFGNTGQIFTNPEDPRTESYITGRIG from the coding sequence ATGAACGACATGAGTAGACTGGATAAGACTGTGACCAACACGATCAAAATCTCGGCCAGCGACGTCAACGTCTATTACGGCGACACCCACGCGATCAAAGACGTCAATGTCGAGATCGAAGACAATACCGTGACCGCCTTTATCGGTCCTTCGGGCTGTGGCAAGTCGACCTTCCTGCGTTGCCTGAACCGGATGAATGACACCATCGACATCTGCCGCGTCACCGGCAAGATCCTGCTGGACGGCGAAGACATCTATGACAAGCGGGTCGATCCGGTGCAGCTGCGCGCCAAGGTTGGCATGGTTTTCCAGAAACCGAACCCCTTCCCGAAATCGATCTATGACAACGTGGCCTATGGCCCGCGCATTCACGGGCTGGCCCGAAGCAAGGCCGAACTGGATGAGATCGTCGAAAAATCCCTGCGCCGCGGCGCCATATGGGATGAGGTGAAGGACCGCCTGCACGCGCCGGGCACCGGCCTGTCCGGTGGTCAGCAGCAGCGCTTGTGCATCGCCCGCGCCGTGGCGACCGAACCTGAAGTCCTGCTGATGGACGAGCCCTGTTCGGCGCTGGACCCGATCGCGACCGCCCAGGTCGAAGAGCTGATCGACGAGCTGCGCGCGAGCTATTCGGTGGTGATCGTCACCCACTCGATGCAGCAAGCGGCCCGCGTCAGCCAGAAAACCGCCTTCTTCCACCTCGGTAACCTGGTTGAGTTCGGCAACACCGGTCAGATCTTCACCAACCCCGAAGATCCGCGGACCGAAAGCTACATTACCGGCCGTATCGGCTGA
- the phoU gene encoding phosphate signaling complex protein PhoU — protein MEEQHIASAFDRDLEAIQARIMKMGGLVEAAIMESARALETRDEELAQKVRADDKAIDGLEELINEEAARVIAIRAPAAVDLRVVLSVMKIAGNLERIGDYAKNIAKRTGVLIQGHDALDSAAALRRMAREVELMLKDALDAYIQRDVELAGDVITRDRDVDQMYNALFREFLTHMMEDPRNITPCMHLHFIAKNIERMGDHVTSICEELIYLVTGSRPEDDRPKADTTSTTPQEV, from the coding sequence ATGGAAGAGCAACATATCGCATCCGCATTTGACCGGGATCTGGAGGCGATCCAGGCCCGGATCATGAAAATGGGCGGGCTGGTCGAAGCCGCCATCATGGAATCTGCGCGCGCGCTGGAAACCCGCGACGAGGAACTGGCCCAGAAGGTGCGCGCCGACGACAAGGCCATCGATGGGCTTGAAGAGCTGATCAACGAGGAAGCTGCTCGGGTGATCGCCATCCGCGCCCCGGCTGCGGTGGATCTGCGCGTGGTGCTGTCGGTGATGAAAATCGCCGGCAATCTGGAACGCATCGGTGATTACGCCAAGAATATCGCCAAACGCACCGGGGTCCTGATCCAGGGCCATGATGCGCTGGACAGCGCCGCCGCCCTGCGCCGGATGGCGCGTGAGGTTGAACTGATGCTGAAGGATGCGCTGGACGCCTATATCCAGCGCGATGTCGAACTGGCGGGCGATGTGATCACCCGCGACCGCGACGTCGACCAGATGTATAATGCGCTATTCCGCGAATTCCTGACCCATATGATGGAAGATCCGCGCAACATCACGCCCTGTATGCATCTGCATTTCATCGCCAAGAACATCGAACGCATGGGCGATCACGTGACATCGATCTGCGAAGAGCTGATCTACTTGGTTACCGGCAGCCGTCCCGAGGACGACCGGCCCAAGGCCGATACCACCTCAACCACTCCGCAGGAGGTCTAA
- the phoB gene encoding phosphate regulon transcriptional regulator PhoB, translating to MAADQPTVLVVEDELAQREVLAYNLEADGFRVIRAENGEEALLLVEEDTPDIIVLDWMMPNLSGIEVCRRLKTRPETRGIPIIMLSARSEEVDKVRGLETGADDYVVKPYSVIELMARVRTQLRRVRPSTVGVRLEFDDIILDAETHKVSRSDQPLKLGPTEFRLLSTFMEKPGRVWSREQLLDRVWGRDIYVDTRTVDVHIGRLRKALTQHGGDDPVRTVRGAGYALG from the coding sequence ATGGCTGCCGATCAGCCCACTGTTCTGGTCGTCGAGGACGAATTGGCCCAACGTGAAGTGCTGGCCTACAACCTCGAAGCAGACGGGTTCCGTGTGATCCGCGCCGAAAACGGCGAAGAGGCGCTGCTTTTGGTCGAGGAGGACACGCCGGACATCATCGTTCTGGACTGGATGATGCCGAACCTCAGCGGAATCGAAGTCTGCCGCCGCCTGAAGACGCGGCCCGAGACCCGCGGCATTCCGATCATCATGCTCTCGGCCCGCTCCGAAGAGGTGGACAAGGTGCGCGGTCTGGAAACCGGCGCTGACGATTACGTGGTGAAACCCTATTCGGTGATCGAGCTGATGGCGCGGGTGCGGACCCAGTTGCGCCGGGTGCGTCCGTCCACCGTTGGCGTGCGGCTGGAGTTTGACGACATCATTCTGGATGCGGAGACCCACAAGGTCAGCCGTTCGGACCAGCCCCTGAAACTGGGGCCGACCGAATTCCGCCTGCTGTCGACCTTCATGGAAAAGCCGGGCCGGGTCTGGAGTCGGGAACAGCTGCTGGACAGAGTCTGGGGCCGCGACATCTACGTCGACACCCGCACCGTGGATGTCCATATCGGGCGACTGCGCAAGGCGCTGACCCAGCATGGCGGCGACGATCCTGTGCGCACGGTGCGCGGCGCGGGCTACGCGCTCGGCTAA
- a CDS encoding LysR family transcriptional regulator: MSAPRRFLPSISALRALEALDRLGSASAAAAELSLTQGAVSRQLQALERQLGLDLVHRDKKKLTLSPEAQEYASEIRAALNQIAQSTLRLQTAPLAGTLNLAILPAFGMRWLMPRLPEFARLHPDVTINMTTRLEPFSFASEPFDAAIHFGRAEWPGTDALLLKHEQLLPVCAPDLVVGTALRGPKDILNLPLLHIQTRPEAWSDWFAAQGVEAPETVSGTMYDQFATITQAAMHGLGVALMPDYLVEQDLATGRLVALHPAPTETRGAYYLVWPTSKSNAPALRKFRDWLATKAQPEDPLPR, from the coding sequence ATGAGTGCACCACGTCGTTTTCTCCCGTCCATTTCTGCCCTGCGCGCGCTGGAGGCACTGGATCGTTTGGGCAGTGCATCGGCGGCGGCGGCCGAATTGTCGCTTACGCAGGGCGCGGTGAGCCGCCAACTGCAGGCGCTCGAACGGCAGCTTGGGTTGGACCTGGTGCATCGGGACAAGAAAAAACTGACACTGTCACCCGAGGCGCAGGAATACGCATCGGAAATCCGCGCTGCGCTGAACCAGATCGCCCAGTCGACGCTGCGCCTTCAGACTGCGCCCCTGGCTGGAACGCTGAATCTCGCGATCCTTCCGGCCTTTGGCATGCGCTGGCTGATGCCGCGCCTACCGGAATTTGCCCGGCTGCATCCGGATGTCACCATCAATATGACGACGCGGCTGGAACCTTTCAGCTTTGCCAGCGAACCCTTTGATGCGGCGATCCATTTTGGCCGCGCAGAATGGCCGGGCACCGACGCCCTGTTGTTGAAACATGAACAGCTTTTACCGGTCTGCGCGCCGGATCTGGTGGTCGGCACGGCCTTGCGCGGCCCCAAGGACATTCTGAACCTTCCACTCTTGCATATTCAGACCCGCCCCGAGGCCTGGTCGGATTGGTTTGCCGCACAAGGCGTGGAGGCACCAGAGACCGTTAGTGGTACCATGTATGATCAATTTGCAACCATTACTCAGGCCGCAATGCACGGGTTGGGGGTCGCCTTGATGCCGGATTATCTGGTGGAGCAAGACCTGGCGACCGGGCGGTTGGTGGCGCTGCACCCTGCCCCGACAGAAACGCGCGGCGCCTATTATCTGGTCTGGCCGACCAGCAAATCCAACGCGCCCGCGCTGCGCAAATTCCGCGACTGGCTGGCCACCAAGGCGCAGCCCGAAGATCCGCTGCCGCGTTGA
- a CDS encoding acyl-CoA dehydrogenase produces MTDAPKLRAKDAPDLSGFNWEDPLRLDDQLNEDERMIAASARAYAQEKLQPRVTEAYENEHTDPAIFREMGEMGLLGTTIPEEYGGLGAGYVSYGLVAREVERVDSGYRSMMSVQSSLVMYPIYAYGSEEQRKKYLPKLASGEWIGCFGLTEPDAGSDPAGMKTRAEKTATGYKLTGSKMWISNAPIADVFVVWAKSEEHGGKIRGFVLEKGMKGLSAPKIQNKASLRASITGEIVMDGVEVGEDALLPHVQGLKGPFGCLNRARYGISWGAMGAAEACWHAARQYGLDRAQFGRPLANTQLFQLKLANMQTEITLGLQASLRVGRLMDAANAAPEMISIVKRNNCGKALDIARMARDMHGGNGISLEFQVIRHMVNLETVNTYEGTHDVHALILGRAQTGLQAFF; encoded by the coding sequence ATGACCGATGCACCTAAACTGCGGGCCAAGGATGCGCCCGATCTGAGCGGCTTCAACTGGGAAGATCCGCTGCGTCTGGACGATCAGCTGAACGAAGATGAGCGCATGATCGCTGCTTCGGCCCGTGCCTATGCGCAGGAAAAGCTGCAGCCGCGCGTTACCGAAGCATATGAAAACGAACACACCGATCCCGCCATCTTCCGCGAGATGGGCGAGATGGGCCTGCTGGGCACCACCATCCCCGAGGAATACGGCGGGTTGGGCGCAGGCTATGTGTCTTACGGCCTGGTTGCGCGCGAAGTTGAGCGCGTCGACAGCGGTTATCGCTCGATGATGTCGGTGCAAAGCTCGCTGGTGATGTACCCGATCTACGCCTATGGCAGCGAAGAGCAGCGCAAGAAGTACCTGCCGAAACTGGCATCTGGTGAATGGATCGGCTGCTTTGGTCTGACCGAGCCCGACGCAGGTTCCGACCCCGCGGGCATGAAAACCCGGGCCGAGAAGACCGCAACCGGCTACAAGTTGACCGGCTCCAAGATGTGGATTTCGAACGCGCCGATCGCCGATGTCTTTGTCGTCTGGGCTAAATCCGAAGAGCATGGTGGCAAGATCCGCGGCTTCGTGCTGGAAAAAGGCATGAAGGGGCTCTCCGCGCCGAAAATCCAGAACAAGGCGTCGCTGCGTGCCTCCATCACCGGTGAAATCGTCATGGATGGCGTCGAAGTCGGTGAAGACGCGCTGCTGCCGCACGTGCAAGGCCTCAAAGGTCCGTTCGGCTGTCTGAACCGCGCACGTTACGGCATCAGCTGGGGCGCGATGGGCGCCGCCGAAGCCTGCTGGCACGCCGCACGTCAGTATGGTCTGGACCGCGCCCAGTTCGGACGTCCGCTTGCCAACACCCAGCTGTTCCAGCTGAAACTGGCCAATATGCAGACCGAAATCACCCTTGGCCTGCAGGCCTCGCTGCGTGTTGGTCGCCTGATGGACGCCGCCAATGCCGCGCCCGAGATGATCTCGATCGTCAAGCGGAACAACTGTGGCAAGGCGCTGGATATCGCTCGTATGGCCCGCGACATGCACGGCGGCAATGGCATCAGCCTGGAATTCCAGGTCATTCGCCACATGGTGAACCTGGAAACGGTCAACACCTATGAGGGCACACACGACGTTCACGCACTGATCCTGGGCCGCGCTCAGACCGGTCTGCAGGCGTTCTTTTAA
- a CDS encoding SulP family inorganic anion transporter: protein MSSPLSRIDLKSLFPILDWGRRYDRPDFTGDMTAAVIVTIMLIPQSLAYALLAGLPAEVGLYASILPLVAYAIFGTSRALAVGPVAVVSLMSASALAPLGLDTVAEFTAAAAVLALLSGLMLATMGALRLGVVANLLSHPVIAGFITASGLLIAVSQMKHLLGIPAHGHNLPEILLSLGQGLGQVNFWTLGVGALALGFLIWVRRHMANVLHQKVGLSKGAAGTAARVGPVFAVIGTIVLSWALNLPEMGVSVVGEVPTGLPPIGLPMIDWALVPALIGPAALITIIGYVESVSVAQTLAAKRRQKIDPNQELKALGAANLASALSGGYSVTGGFARSVVNFDAGARTPAAGAFTAVGLTFAAMFLTPLLYFLPKATLAATIIIAVLSLVDLKILKTAWTYSKADFAAVLTTILLTLLVGVETGVAAGVLVSLLLFVWKTSRPHVAEVGQVPGTEHFRNIHRHNVVTDPSLVTLRIDESLYFANARRMEDLILARVHEGRDEIKHVVLMCSAVNEIDLSALESLEEMNQRLSDMGIQLHMSEVKGPVMDRLKRSHFLDALSGQIFLSQNEAFETLSAAQPRDKISA, encoded by the coding sequence ATGTCTTCGCCACTGTCCCGCATCGACTTGAAATCCCTGTTTCCAATTTTGGACTGGGGACGACGGTATGACCGCCCTGATTTCACCGGGGATATGACAGCGGCAGTGATCGTCACGATCATGCTTATCCCGCAGTCACTGGCCTATGCCTTGCTCGCCGGGCTACCTGCCGAGGTCGGGCTTTACGCGTCGATCCTGCCTTTGGTGGCCTATGCAATCTTCGGCACCTCGCGTGCCCTGGCCGTGGGGCCGGTCGCCGTGGTGTCGTTGATGAGCGCATCTGCGCTGGCGCCGCTGGGTCTGGACACTGTTGCAGAGTTCACTGCCGCAGCCGCCGTGCTGGCGCTGCTGTCCGGGTTGATGCTGGCAACGATGGGGGCCTTGCGTCTGGGTGTGGTGGCCAACCTGCTGTCGCATCCCGTGATCGCTGGGTTCATTACGGCCTCGGGGCTGCTGATCGCAGTTAGCCAGATGAAGCATCTGTTGGGCATTCCGGCGCATGGTCACAATCTGCCGGAAATTCTGCTGTCGCTGGGGCAGGGGCTTGGTCAGGTCAATTTCTGGACCCTGGGGGTCGGCGCGCTGGCCCTCGGCTTTTTGATCTGGGTGCGCCGACATATGGCGAACGTGCTGCACCAAAAGGTCGGCCTGTCAAAAGGCGCCGCCGGAACCGCAGCCCGGGTTGGCCCGGTCTTTGCCGTCATCGGAACGATCGTACTGTCCTGGGCGCTGAACCTGCCAGAGATGGGGGTTTCCGTGGTTGGCGAGGTGCCGACCGGTCTGCCGCCTATTGGCCTGCCGATGATCGATTGGGCGCTGGTTCCGGCCCTGATTGGTCCTGCCGCGCTGATCACCATTATCGGCTATGTTGAAAGTGTCTCGGTCGCGCAGACCTTGGCTGCCAAGCGCCGTCAGAAAATTGACCCAAACCAAGAGCTTAAAGCCCTTGGCGCTGCGAACTTGGCCTCTGCCTTGTCTGGTGGCTATTCGGTGACAGGCGGTTTTGCACGATCGGTCGTCAACTTTGACGCCGGTGCGCGCACCCCGGCTGCGGGCGCCTTTACCGCCGTTGGGCTGACCTTTGCTGCGATGTTCCTGACGCCGCTGCTGTATTTTCTTCCCAAGGCAACACTGGCAGCGACCATCATCATTGCGGTCCTTTCACTGGTTGATTTGAAGATTCTCAAAACTGCCTGGACCTATTCCAAAGCCGATTTCGCCGCGGTTCTGACCACGATCCTGCTGACGCTGTTGGTTGGTGTGGAAACCGGTGTCGCTGCTGGTGTGCTGGTCTCGCTTTTGTTGTTCGTCTGGAAGACCTCGCGCCCGCACGTGGCCGAGGTGGGGCAGGTGCCGGGAACCGAGCATTTCCGCAACATTCACCGCCATAACGTGGTGACCGATCCTTCGCTGGTCACACTCCGGATCGACGAAAGCCTGTACTTCGCCAACGCGCGGCGTATGGAGGACCTGATCCTGGCGCGCGTGCACGAAGGCCGTGATGAGATCAAACACGTCGTGCTGATGTGCTCTGCGGTGAACGAAATCGATCTGAGTGCGCTTGAATCGCTTGAGGAAATGAACCAGCGGCTGTCTGACATGGGGATCCAGCTGCATATGTCCGAGGTTAAAGGGCCAGTCATGGATCGTCTGAAACGCAGCCATTTCCTGGATGCGCTCAGCGGCCAGATCTTCCTGTCCCAAAATGAAGCCTTTGAAACGCTGAGCGCAGCACAGCCGCGTGACAAGATCAGCGCATAG